The following are encoded in a window of Armatimonadota bacterium genomic DNA:
- a CDS encoding branched-chain amino acid ABC transporter permease — MSSLRSVLRVLRPVALAALAAAFLVVPRIVPVYFVHLLILTLVYGTMAMSLDLLMGYTGLVSFGHAAYFGVGGYTVGILALRYGLPTLAAGVGGVLVAFVQALLFGLVALRATAVYFLIITLALGMATWGLAYRWVSLTGGDNGLAGIPPPEVGLPWSLSDPTNLYYLILGVVVLAALVLYRFVRSPFGLSLRGIRESESRMRVLGYNTWAHKYVAFVVAGTFSGLGGVLYVFYNGFVSPADVHLTGSAEAVLMVLLGGSGTLFGPVIGAGVVVFLRNLVSAYTHRWLLILGLVYVLTVLYAPRGILGAAQELWRRLERAVVREAEPRAEVRPIEEVAPQQNPTGGEESV; from the coding sequence GTGAGCTCACTGCGCAGCGTCCTGCGGGTGCTCCGTCCCGTGGCGCTGGCCGCCCTGGCCGCTGCCTTTCTGGTCGTGCCACGGATCGTGCCGGTCTACTTCGTACACCTCCTCATCCTGACGCTCGTCTACGGCACCATGGCCATGAGCCTGGACCTGCTTATGGGCTACACCGGGCTGGTCTCCTTCGGTCACGCAGCGTACTTCGGGGTCGGGGGCTATACCGTGGGAATCCTGGCACTGCGCTATGGCCTGCCCACGCTGGCCGCGGGGGTGGGCGGGGTGCTGGTGGCCTTCGTGCAGGCCCTGCTGTTTGGCCTGGTGGCACTCCGAGCCACCGCCGTCTACTTTCTGATCATCACACTGGCCCTGGGCATGGCGACGTGGGGTCTGGCCTACCGCTGGGTCTCTCTCACCGGGGGTGACAACGGACTGGCGGGGATCCCTCCGCCGGAGGTGGGGTTGCCCTGGTCGCTGAGCGATCCCACCAACCTCTACTACCTGATCCTGGGTGTGGTGGTCCTGGCCGCGCTGGTTCTTTACCGGTTCGTGAGATCGCCGTTCGGGCTCAGTCTGCGGGGCATCCGGGAGAGCGAGTCTCGCATGCGGGTGCTGGGCTATAACACCTGGGCTCACAAGTACGTGGCCTTCGTGGTGGCCGGAACTTTCTCCGGGCTCGGTGGCGTCCTCTACGTCTTCTACAACGGCTTCGTCAGCCCCGCGGACGTCCACCTGACCGGTTCCGCGGAAGCCGTCCTCATGGTGCTGCTGGGCGGGTCCGGCACGCTCTTTGGTCCCGTGATCGGCGCGGGAGTTGTGGTCTTCCTGCGCAACCTGGTCAGTGCTTACACCCACCGCTGGCTGCTGATTCTGGGGCTGGTGTACGTGCTCACCGTGCTCTACGCGCCGCGCGGCATCCTGGGTGCGGCGCAGGAGTTGTGGAGGCGCCTGGAGCGGGCGGTGGTGAGGGAAGCGGAGCCCAGGGCGGAGGTGAGACCCATAGAGGAGGTTGCACCGCAACAGAATCCCACTGGAGGGGAGGAGAGCGTATGA
- a CDS encoding branched-chain amino acid ABC transporter permease has product MEFWVGQTLNGLSFGALLFLLASGLSLMFGLMRIVNIAIGSYYLIGAYVALSALKFSGQLGLALLGAVAAVALIGVGMQRFLLARFHAEPQPQVLLTMGAAFMFADIALWLWGGDPQRLPTPRMVAFSVEIGPSVFPAYRLVVIAVGVLVYLFLWLIQERTRLGAIVRAAVDDQEMARGLGINVGRILTAMFAVGAGLAALAGVVGGPFLGVYPGADFEVIPLAFAVVIIGGLGSLHGALAGSLLVGLVDNFGKALFPELSYFTLFLPMALVLAIRPTGLFGKG; this is encoded by the coding sequence ATGGAGTTCTGGGTAGGGCAGACGCTGAATGGGCTCTCCTTTGGGGCTCTTCTCTTTCTGCTGGCCAGCGGGCTCTCATTGATGTTTGGGTTGATGCGCATCGTCAACATCGCCATCGGCTCCTACTACCTGATCGGTGCCTACGTGGCCCTTTCGGCACTGAAGTTCAGCGGGCAGCTGGGCTTGGCGCTGCTGGGGGCGGTGGCGGCCGTAGCGCTCATCGGCGTGGGTATGCAGCGTTTCCTGCTGGCACGGTTCCACGCGGAGCCACAGCCTCAAGTCCTGCTCACCATGGGTGCGGCCTTCATGTTCGCTGACATCGCGCTCTGGCTGTGGGGGGGCGACCCCCAGCGCCTCCCCACGCCAAGAATGGTCGCCTTCTCCGTGGAGATCGGCCCCTCGGTCTTCCCTGCCTACCGCCTGGTTGTGATCGCGGTAGGCGTGCTGGTGTACCTGTTCCTGTGGCTGATCCAGGAGCGAACCCGCTTGGGGGCCATTGTCCGCGCGGCGGTGGACGACCAAGAGATGGCCAGGGGGCTGGGGATCAACGTGGGACGGATTCTCACCGCCATGTTCGCTGTGGGCGCAGGCCTGGCGGCACTGGCGGGCGTGGTGGGCGGGCCGTTCCTGGGCGTCTACCCGGGGGCCGATTTCGAGGTTATCCCGCTCGCCTTCGCCGTAGTGATCATCGGCGGGCTGGGCAGCTTGCATGGCGCGCTGGCCGGAAGCCTGCTGGTGGGACTGGTGGACAACTTTGGGAAGGCGCTCTTCCCCGAGCTGTCCTACTTCACGCTGTTCCTGCCCATGGCGCTGGTGCTGGCCATCCGGCCCACCGGGCTTTTCGGGAAGGGGTGA